One Comamonas sp. 26 genomic region harbors:
- a CDS encoding lipoprotein — protein MLKATQILVRSIALAACAASIASLSACGQKGPLFLPTDPAAQGRATLPEALGISSPKTPGTAAPVVKPSSPADTENSAETDAKP, from the coding sequence ATGTTGAAAGCCACCCAAATTTTAGTCAGGAGCATTGCCCTTGCAGCTTGTGCGGCGTCCATCGCTTCACTTTCCGCCTGTGGACAAAAAGGCCCGCTCTTTTTACCGACCGATCCAGCCGCTCAAGGCCGAGCCACCTTGCCGGAAGCACTGGGCATTTCGTCTCCTAAAACGCCCGGCACAGCAGCGCCTGTGGTGAAGCCTTCATCGCCAGCAGATACAGAGAACTCCGCCGAGACAGATGCCAAGCCCTGA
- the ccsB gene encoding c-type cytochrome biogenesis protein CcsB, with translation MNTATTTLTLNEGYLARRNWFDWLFAVVVVVGLGYALQRYAAYMDVYEKGILLAAIPAMIWLGWFWRPLAVLMLTVAGFSLMAVGLYQGAEGGELARSETVFGLKYFLSSQSAILWMSMVFFISTIFYWVGVFAKSEQSVMSLLGSRLAWLAVVLALVGTMVRWYESYLLGVDIGHIPVSNLYEVFVMFCWMTALFYLYYEHHYDTRALGGFVMLVVSAAVGFLLWYTLVRQAHEIQPLVPALKSWWMKLHVPANFIGYGTFALSAMVAFAYLIKQQATETKWYKLAPLWLLGVVLCFEPIVFRKGATENGGSYWMVYFGISALIVAGILLARKRIAARLPSFEILDDVMYKAIAVGFAFFTIATVLGALWAAEAWGGYWSWDPKETWALIVWLNYAAWLHMRLMKGLRGTVSSWWALAGLAVTTFAFLGVNMFLSGLHSYGEL, from the coding sequence ATGAACACCGCAACCACGACACTGACACTGAACGAAGGCTACCTCGCCCGCCGCAACTGGTTTGACTGGTTGTTTGCGGTCGTGGTGGTCGTGGGGCTGGGCTATGCGCTGCAGCGTTATGCCGCCTATATGGATGTGTATGAGAAAGGCATCTTGCTTGCCGCCATACCCGCCATGATCTGGCTGGGCTGGTTCTGGCGACCGCTGGCCGTGCTGATGCTGACCGTGGCGGGCTTCTCGCTCATGGCAGTTGGCCTGTATCAAGGGGCCGAAGGCGGCGAGCTGGCGCGATCTGAAACGGTCTTTGGCCTGAAATACTTCCTTTCCAGCCAGTCCGCCATTCTGTGGATGAGCATGGTGTTCTTTATCAGCACCATCTTTTACTGGGTGGGCGTGTTTGCCAAGAGCGAGCAATCCGTCATGTCGCTGCTGGGTTCACGCCTGGCATGGCTGGCGGTGGTTCTTGCGCTGGTCGGCACCATGGTGCGCTGGTACGAGAGCTATCTGCTGGGTGTGGACATTGGTCACATCCCCGTCAGCAACCTCTACGAAGTGTTCGTGATGTTCTGCTGGATGACGGCGCTGTTCTACCTGTACTACGAGCATCATTACGATACCCGCGCTCTGGGCGGCTTTGTAATGCTGGTCGTCAGCGCTGCCGTCGGTTTCTTGCTCTGGTACACGCTGGTGCGTCAGGCACATGAGATTCAGCCTCTGGTGCCTGCCCTCAAAAGCTGGTGGATGAAGCTGCACGTGCCTGCCAACTTCATTGGTTACGGCACGTTTGCGCTGTCGGCCATGGTGGCGTTTGCCTACCTCATCAAGCAGCAGGCGACAGAGACCAAGTGGTACAAGCTGGCCCCGCTGTGGCTGCTGGGCGTGGTGCTGTGTTTCGAGCCCATCGTCTTTCGCAAGGGTGCGACCGAAAACGGCGGCAGCTACTGGATGGTGTACTTCGGTATCTCCGCGCTGATCGTGGCTGGTATCTTGCTGGCCCGCAAGCGCATTGCCGCGCGTCTGCCTTCGTTCGAAATTCTGGACGACGTGATGTACAAGGCCATTGCGGTTGGCTTTGCCTTCTTCACCATTGCCACGGTGCTGGGCGCCCTGTGGGCAGCTGAAGCATGGGGTGGCTACTGGAGCTGGGACCCCAAGGAAACCTGGGCGCTGATTGTCTGGCTCAACTACGCCGCCTGGTTGCACATGCGCCTGATGAAGGGCCTGCGCGGCACAGTCTCTTCCTGGTGGGCGCTGGCCGGTCTGGCTGTCACTACCTTCGCTTTCCTGGGTGTGAACATGTTCCTGTCCGGTCTGCATAGCTACGGCGAGCTGTAA
- a CDS encoding MBL fold metallo-hydrolase, protein MPIELYRDKTHACLMFTDLIEEDGQAIQANQFLIVDNSTGAIIDPGGNLAFNELFMGMSRHFPPQKLAYVVASHADPDIIASLDRWMTSTRAQLVISRIWERFAPHFTKVGKTENRVIGVPDAGGRLPLGNSELVLLPAHFLHAEGNFHFYDPISKILFTGDLGVSLTTGAEAQKPVTDLVPHIARMEGFHRRYMVSNKILRLWVQMARQLPIEMIVPQHGAPIMGKQAIGDLFNWLEGLQCGIDLFDQRAYQLPSAEIDPVSRQVRPPLRAVAG, encoded by the coding sequence ATGCCCATAGAGCTTTACCGCGACAAAACCCATGCCTGCCTGATGTTCACCGACCTCATCGAGGAAGACGGTCAGGCCATTCAGGCCAATCAGTTCCTGATCGTGGACAACAGCACAGGAGCCATCATCGACCCCGGTGGTAATCTGGCCTTTAACGAGTTGTTCATGGGCATGTCCCGCCACTTTCCACCGCAAAAGCTCGCCTATGTGGTCGCGTCGCATGCGGACCCGGACATCATCGCCTCGCTTGATCGCTGGATGACCAGCACCCGTGCCCAGCTCGTCATCTCGCGGATCTGGGAGCGTTTTGCGCCGCACTTCACCAAAGTGGGCAAGACGGAAAACCGCGTGATCGGCGTGCCAGATGCCGGTGGCCGTTTGCCGCTGGGCAATAGCGAGCTGGTACTGCTGCCTGCACACTTTTTGCATGCAGAAGGCAACTTCCACTTCTACGACCCCATCAGCAAGATTCTGTTTACGGGCGATCTGGGGGTGTCTTTGACTACTGGCGCTGAGGCACAAAAACCTGTGACCGACCTGGTGCCCCATATTGCGCGTATGGAAGGCTTTCACCGCCGCTACATGGTCTCCAACAAGATTTTGCGGTTGTGGGTTCAGATGGCACGCCAGCTGCCCATCGAAATGATCGTGCCCCAGCACGGCGCGCCCATCATGGGCAAGCAGGCGATTGGCGATCTGTTCAACTGGCTTGAAGGCTTGCAGTGCGGTATTGACTTGTTCGATCAACGCGCCTACCAGCTGCCCAGCGCAGAGATTGACCCCGTGTCGCGCCAGGTGCGCCCACCGCTGCGTGCCGTGGCAGGCTGA
- a CDS encoding sulfite oxidase heme-binding subunit YedZ: MQAWLLKPWAKPLVFTLCLLPFAWLFYAAFTDGLGANPAEALLRQTGDWTLRFLCIVLAVTPLRQLTGWNLLVRYRRMLGLYVFFYACLHLLCYAWFDMGLDWGDIVADIPKRPFILVGFTTWLVLLVLAATSPKFMLKALGGKRWQWLHRAVYATVPLALLHFFWMRAGKNNFAEVAVYAAILSTLLAWRAVRAIKK, translated from the coding sequence ATGCAGGCTTGGTTGCTCAAGCCCTGGGCCAAGCCGCTGGTCTTTACGCTGTGCCTGCTGCCCTTCGCATGGCTTTTCTATGCGGCATTTACCGATGGGCTGGGGGCCAACCCTGCGGAGGCTTTGCTGCGCCAGACTGGTGACTGGACTTTGCGTTTTCTCTGCATCGTGCTGGCGGTGACGCCGCTGCGTCAGCTCACAGGCTGGAATCTGCTGGTGCGTTATCGGCGCATGCTGGGTCTGTACGTGTTCTTCTACGCCTGCCTGCACCTGCTTTGCTACGCATGGTTTGACATGGGGCTGGATTGGGGCGATATCGTGGCCGATATTCCCAAACGCCCGTTTATTTTGGTGGGCTTCACCACCTGGCTGGTGCTGCTGGTGCTGGCCGCAACCTCGCCCAAGTTCATGCTCAAGGCGCTGGGCGGTAAGCGCTGGCAGTGGCTGCACCGTGCGGTCTACGCCACGGTGCCGCTGGCACTGCTGCATTTCTTCTGGATGCGCGCTGGCAAGAACAACTTTGCCGAGGTGGCTGTTTATGCAGCCATTCTCAGTACTTTGCTTGCCTGGCGTGCGGTGCGTGCTATCAAAAAATGA
- a CDS encoding PilN domain-containing protein, with protein sequence MILINLLPHREAAKKRRKEAFQVNMVMAAIAGLLIAGLIYWYFQIMIEGQQNKNNLLRSEIKVLETQIKEIDGLEAEIAALRARQKAVEDLQSDRNLPVHMLNELVKQLPDGVYLSSIKQDGLLVTMQGTAQSNERISEMLRNLTEGTAWFSKPELMEIVAKTVDVTAKDKRRAAAFTLRFNLTRASDAEKSLTAATSSVKAQ encoded by the coding sequence GTGATATTGATTAACCTTTTGCCGCACCGCGAAGCCGCCAAGAAACGTCGAAAAGAGGCATTTCAGGTCAATATGGTGATGGCTGCGATTGCAGGTCTGCTGATTGCAGGCCTGATTTACTGGTATTTCCAGATCATGATTGAAGGCCAGCAGAACAAGAACAATCTGCTGCGCTCCGAGATCAAGGTTCTGGAAACCCAGATCAAGGAAATTGACGGCCTGGAGGCTGAAATTGCTGCGTTGCGTGCCCGTCAGAAGGCTGTGGAAGACTTGCAGTCTGATCGCAACTTACCGGTGCACATGCTCAATGAGCTGGTGAAGCAATTGCCAGATGGCGTCTACCTCAGCAGCATCAAGCAAGACGGTTTGCTGGTGACTATGCAGGGAACTGCGCAGTCGAATGAGCGCATTTCCGAGATGCTGCGCAATCTTACCGAAGGCACGGCGTGGTTCTCCAAGCCGGAGTTAATGGAGATTGTGGCCAAGACCGTCGATGTGACTGCCAAGGACAAGCGCCGCGCAGCTGCATTCACATTGCGCTTCAATCTGACAAGAGCCAGCGATGCAGAGAAGAGTCTGACC
- a CDS encoding penicillin-binding protein 1A: MHWLLRSIFWLMGLAVAGALAVLLAVAVALAMAYPNLPDVSELADYRPKLPLRVYSSEGALLGEFGEERRTLTPIQEIPKVMTNAVLAIEDTRFFEHGGVDYKGMLRAALANLGKVKSQGASTITMQVARNVYLTSEKTYTRKIYEILLTFKLEHLLTKEQILEIYMNQIFLGNRAYGFAAASEAYFGHPLKDITVAEAAMLAGLPKAPSAYNPISNPKRARIRQLYIIERMEENGFITAEQAKQAKEEPLKLRTASNSTRVHAEYVAEMARQLIFAQYGNDAYTRGLNVYTTLNAGEQEAAYKALREGIMNYERRQKYRGPEKFITLPSNPQELEEAIDDVLANHPDNGDVIAAVVLEASPRKIMAARADGTHFDITGDNLKPAESGLSPKAPPNIKIRPGAVIRAVKNAKGAWEITQLPEVEGAFVAVSTQSGAIRALVGGFDFEKNKFNHVTQAWRQPGSSFKPFIYSAALEHGFSPATMINDAPIFFSAATTGGQPWEPKNYDGTYAGPMTMRTGLNKSKNMISIRLLQAIGPKTGQEWATRFGFEASKQPAYLTMALGAGSVTPLQMAGAYSVFANGGHRLNPWLIARVTDHKGRILSEFTPPPLSDLPQAIPERNAFITGTLLNDVARVGTAAKAQATLKRPDLYGKTGTTNDSVDAWFAGYQPSISAVSWIGYDTPRNLGSRETGGGLSLPIWISFMQHALKGVPVAEVQVPPGVVNMGGDWYYEENARSGGISSLGMEASVPSNGDNAGPGATPAPASEERSRILDLFRN, encoded by the coding sequence ATGCACTGGTTGCTACGCTCCATCTTCTGGCTCATGGGCCTTGCAGTTGCGGGCGCGCTGGCAGTGTTGCTGGCTGTCGCTGTAGCGCTGGCCATGGCCTACCCTAACCTTCCTGACGTCTCCGAGTTGGCGGATTACCGTCCCAAGCTGCCGCTGCGGGTGTACTCCAGCGAAGGTGCTCTGCTAGGCGAATTTGGTGAAGAGCGCCGCACACTGACGCCGATTCAAGAAATTCCCAAGGTCATGACCAATGCGGTGCTGGCCATTGAAGACACGCGCTTCTTTGAGCATGGTGGCGTGGACTACAAGGGCATGCTGCGCGCCGCACTCGCCAATCTGGGCAAGGTCAAAAGCCAAGGCGCATCCACCATCACCATGCAGGTGGCGCGCAATGTGTACCTGACCTCCGAGAAGACATACACCCGCAAGATCTACGAAATTCTGCTGACCTTCAAGTTAGAGCACCTGCTCACCAAGGAGCAGATTCTTGAGATCTACATGAACCAGATCTTTCTGGGCAATCGTGCCTATGGCTTTGCTGCGGCCAGCGAAGCGTATTTCGGCCACCCCCTGAAAGACATCACCGTTGCTGAAGCCGCCATGCTGGCGGGTCTCCCCAAAGCCCCGTCTGCTTACAACCCGATCAGCAACCCCAAGCGCGCCCGCATTCGCCAGCTCTACATCATTGAGCGCATGGAAGAAAACGGATTCATCACCGCCGAGCAAGCCAAGCAGGCCAAAGAAGAGCCACTCAAGCTGCGAACCGCCTCCAATTCCACCCGCGTTCATGCTGAATACGTGGCGGAAATGGCGCGCCAACTGATCTTTGCCCAATACGGCAACGATGCGTACACGCGCGGTCTGAACGTTTACACCACCCTTAATGCAGGTGAGCAAGAAGCCGCGTACAAAGCTCTGCGCGAAGGCATCATGAACTACGAGCGCCGCCAGAAGTACCGCGGCCCTGAAAAATTCATCACCCTGCCCAGCAATCCGCAGGAGCTGGAAGAAGCGATTGACGATGTGCTGGCCAATCACCCCGACAACGGCGATGTGATTGCCGCCGTGGTGCTCGAAGCCTCACCTCGCAAGATCATGGCTGCACGCGCTGACGGCACACACTTTGACATTACCGGCGACAACCTGAAACCAGCCGAGTCCGGACTTAGCCCCAAGGCACCTCCGAACATCAAGATCCGTCCTGGTGCGGTGATCCGTGCTGTCAAAAATGCCAAGGGTGCATGGGAAATCACCCAGTTGCCTGAAGTGGAAGGCGCATTTGTCGCTGTGTCCACCCAATCCGGCGCAATCCGTGCCTTGGTGGGTGGCTTTGACTTTGAAAAGAACAAGTTCAACCACGTGACTCAGGCTTGGCGCCAGCCCGGATCCAGCTTCAAGCCCTTTATCTACTCGGCAGCGCTGGAGCATGGCTTCTCGCCCGCAACCATGATCAATGACGCGCCGATCTTCTTTAGCGCAGCAACCACCGGCGGCCAGCCTTGGGAGCCCAAGAACTACGACGGCACCTATGCAGGCCCCATGACCATGCGCACGGGCTTGAACAAGTCCAAGAACATGATTTCCATTCGCCTGCTGCAGGCAATTGGCCCCAAGACCGGCCAGGAATGGGCTACACGCTTTGGCTTTGAAGCCTCCAAGCAGCCCGCTTACCTGACCATGGCTTTGGGTGCAGGCTCCGTCACGCCGCTGCAAATGGCAGGTGCCTACTCGGTCTTCGCCAATGGCGGCCACCGCCTCAATCCCTGGCTGATTGCTCGCGTCACAGACCACAAGGGCCGAATCCTGTCCGAGTTCACTCCCCCACCCCTCAGTGACCTGCCCCAGGCCATTCCTGAGCGCAATGCCTTCATCACTGGCACCTTGCTTAACGATGTGGCGCGTGTGGGTACCGCCGCCAAGGCTCAGGCCACGCTCAAGCGCCCCGATCTGTACGGCAAGACCGGTACGACGAATGATTCTGTGGATGCCTGGTTTGCCGGTTATCAGCCCAGCATCTCGGCCGTCTCATGGATTGGTTACGACACGCCCCGTAATCTGGGCTCCCGTGAAACCGGTGGCGGCCTGAGCCTGCCTATCTGGATTAGCTTCATGCAGCACGCACTCAAGGGTGTCCCTGTGGCTGAGGTACAAGTACCTCCTGGTGTGGTCAATATGGGCGGCGACTGGTACTACGAAGAAAATGCCCGCAGTGGCGGCATCTCCAGCCTGGGCATGGAAGCGTCTGTGCCTTCCAATGGCGATAACGCAGGACCCGGCGCAACACCTGCACCCGCTTCTGAAGAACGCAGCCGAATCTTGGATCTGTTCAGGAATTAA
- the cyaY gene encoding iron donor protein CyaY: MTDLEYLDRADQLLMAVEQCCDRINDETDADLDAQRVGGLVTLVFENRSQIVINQQKPLHEIWLAAKAGGFHYRFDEEKNAWMDTKGAGEFFANLTQYASEQSAMSLEFKALG; this comes from the coding sequence ATGACTGACCTTGAATATCTGGACCGCGCTGATCAACTACTGATGGCTGTGGAGCAATGCTGTGACCGCATCAACGACGAAACCGATGCTGACCTTGATGCACAGCGCGTGGGTGGCCTGGTGACACTGGTTTTTGAGAACCGTAGCCAGATTGTGATCAACCAGCAAAAGCCCTTGCACGAAATCTGGCTGGCGGCCAAGGCGGGCGGCTTTCACTATCGCTTTGACGAAGAGAAAAATGCCTGGATGGACACCAAGGGCGCAGGCGAGTTCTTTGCCAACCTGACGCAATATGCAAGCGAGCAGTCGGCTATGTCGCTGGAATTCAAAGCGCTGGGCTAA
- the msrP gene encoding protein-methionine-sulfoxide reductase catalytic subunit MsrP has protein sequence MLIRNNNQGFVHSLNSEITSQTQYLQRRAFMQTLATGAAGAALASWAGRDALAAEAERAHLPALKGQPSKVSGAMTVEAATAYKDATSYNNYYEFGLDKGEPARNASTLKTRPWTVRIEGLVQKPQTLDIDSLLKLSAQEERIYRLRCVEGWSMVIPWVGYSLSELLKKVQPLSSAKYVEFVTLADKAQMPGLRSGVLDWPYTEGLRLDEAMHPLTLLAFGMYGEVLPNQNGAPVRLVVPWKYGFKSAKSLVAIRLTDKEPGTAWNKAARNEYGFYSNVNPEVDHPRWSQATERRIGEGGLFAKKRKTLMFNGYGDQVAQLYAGMDLKKFY, from the coding sequence ATGCTGATACGCAATAACAACCAAGGCTTTGTCCATTCGCTGAACAGCGAAATCACCTCGCAGACGCAATATCTGCAGCGACGAGCCTTTATGCAGACATTGGCCACGGGGGCCGCAGGCGCTGCACTTGCCAGTTGGGCCGGGCGCGATGCATTGGCAGCGGAGGCTGAGCGCGCTCACCTTCCCGCTCTGAAAGGCCAGCCCAGCAAAGTCTCAGGTGCAATGACGGTGGAAGCCGCCACGGCCTACAAAGACGCCACGAGCTACAACAACTACTACGAGTTCGGACTGGATAAAGGCGAACCGGCCCGCAATGCCAGCACGCTGAAGACCCGGCCGTGGACGGTACGTATCGAAGGTCTGGTGCAAAAGCCGCAGACGCTGGATATCGACAGCCTGCTCAAGCTAAGCGCGCAGGAAGAGCGCATTTATCGTCTGCGCTGCGTAGAGGGCTGGTCCATGGTCATCCCGTGGGTGGGCTACTCGCTGTCTGAATTGCTCAAAAAGGTGCAGCCACTTTCCAGCGCCAAGTATGTGGAATTTGTCACCCTGGCCGACAAGGCGCAGATGCCAGGCCTTAGAAGTGGTGTGCTGGACTGGCCCTATACCGAAGGGTTGAGACTGGATGAAGCCATGCATCCGTTGACGCTGCTGGCCTTTGGCATGTATGGCGAGGTACTGCCCAACCAGAACGGCGCGCCGGTGCGGCTGGTTGTGCCTTGGAAATACGGCTTTAAAAGCGCCAAGTCACTGGTGGCGATTCGCCTGACGGACAAAGAGCCCGGCACCGCCTGGAACAAGGCCGCGCGCAATGAGTATGGCTTTTACTCCAACGTGAACCCCGAGGTGGATCACCCCCGCTGGAGCCAGGCCACCGAGCGCCGTATTGGCGAAGGCGGCTTGTTCGCCAAAAAGCGCAAAACGCTGATGTTCAACGGCTACGGCGATCAGGTCGCGCAGCTGTACGCAGGCATGGACTTGAAGAAGTTCTACTGA
- a CDS encoding pilus assembly protein PilM, whose product MIALSSLFSRQPAPLLGIDVSSSSVKLVELTKSKSGEWQLERCAIEPLEKGWITDGNIEKFDEVAEAVRRLVKKSGTRTKQVAMALPAAAVITKKITLPAGLSELEMEVQVESEANQYIPFSLDEVSLDFCVIGPSSVSSGDVDVLIAASRKEKVQDRQGLAEAAGLKPVVVDIEPYAARMAATRLVSRLSNAGQDAVVALFEVGAMTTSMQVLRNDEVLYERDQAFGGAQLTQLIARQYGFSPEEAEAKKRSGELPDDYATGVLKPFVQSLTQEVARALQFFFTSTPYNRVDHVLLAGGSASLPGLAEAVSQQTGCACSLANPFDGMEIGSAVRLKKMAREAPSYLTSCGLAMRRFQE is encoded by the coding sequence TTGATTGCTCTGAGTTCTTTATTCAGCCGTCAGCCTGCACCATTGCTTGGCATTGATGTCAGCTCCTCCAGCGTGAAGTTGGTTGAACTGACCAAAAGCAAGTCAGGTGAGTGGCAACTTGAGCGTTGTGCGATCGAGCCTCTTGAAAAAGGCTGGATTACCGACGGCAACATTGAAAAATTTGACGAAGTCGCAGAGGCTGTTCGTCGTCTGGTTAAAAAAAGCGGCACACGCACAAAGCAGGTGGCAATGGCTCTGCCTGCTGCCGCAGTGATTACCAAGAAAATCACTTTGCCCGCCGGCTTGTCTGAGTTGGAAATGGAAGTGCAGGTCGAATCTGAGGCCAATCAGTACATTCCGTTTTCACTTGATGAGGTGAGTCTGGACTTTTGTGTCATCGGCCCATCGTCGGTATCTTCGGGTGACGTGGATGTGCTGATTGCCGCCTCGCGCAAGGAAAAAGTTCAAGACCGTCAGGGCTTGGCAGAAGCCGCTGGCTTGAAGCCCGTTGTGGTGGATATTGAGCCCTATGCGGCTCGAATGGCTGCGACACGCCTGGTCTCAAGACTGAGCAACGCCGGGCAGGATGCCGTGGTTGCGCTGTTTGAGGTGGGCGCTATGACCACCAGTATGCAGGTGCTGCGCAACGACGAAGTGCTGTATGAGCGTGATCAGGCCTTTGGTGGCGCGCAGCTGACGCAGCTGATTGCGCGGCAGTACGGCTTTTCACCGGAAGAGGCCGAGGCAAAAAAACGTAGTGGTGAACTGCCTGACGATTACGCAACAGGCGTGCTCAAACCTTTTGTGCAGAGCCTGACGCAGGAGGTGGCTCGCGCGCTGCAGTTTTTCTTTACCAGCACGCCGTACAACCGTGTTGACCATGTCTTGCTGGCAGGGGGCTCTGCGTCCTTGCCTGGCTTGGCAGAGGCCGTCAGTCAGCAGACCGGATGTGCTTGCAGTCTTGCCAACCCATTTGATGGCATGGAAATTGGCAGTGCTGTGCGCCTGAAGAAGATGGCGCGTGAGGCACCGTCTTATTTAACCTCTTGCGGTCTGGCCATGCGGAGGTTTCAAGAGTGA
- a CDS encoding cytochrome c biogenesis protein ResB: MSDLPLSDRDSSRSPAVRAATELLGSMRFAISLLTVICIASVIGTVLKQHEPLVNYVNQFGPFWAQLFLALKLNAVYSAWWFLLILAFLVISTSLCVSRHAPKYLADIRNYKENIREQSLKAFGHRAEADVPGSTEEAAKRIGQQLVKGGWKVKMQQRDTAAGPGTGWMLAAKAGSANKLGYIAAHSAIVLICIGGLFDGDLVVRAQMLLGGKTPYTGGGMISDVAPEHRLSLKNPTFRGNLMVSEGTQSGTAILNQSDGILLQELPFSVELKKFIVEYYSTGMPKLFASEVVIHDRETGEKLEKRIEVNHPASYKGIEIYQSSFDDGGSTVKLHAVPMDGISQPFDVEGVIGNSTEFVRKLADGSQDKVTLEYTALRTINVENFGGQNKGGAAGTDVRKVDLKQAIDDRLGAAHKTTDKKDLRNIGPSVGYKLRDASGQAREFQNYMLPVDTGEGQPVFLLGVRENPAEELRYLRVPADPEGTMDTFLNLRQAMQNKVLAEKAARAYVQKAVDVSRPELAEPLTQSALKALELFAGQDSKIKGPEGKPLGGLQAISNFMDSNVPEAERERAGEVLVRILNGVLFELAQQVRQQAGHKPFENDEKTQAFMTQSVFSLSDAQFYPAPVIFMMKDFTQVQASVFQVARAPGKNIVYLGCLFLIIGVFAMLYVRDRRIWIWLTPSNGASRANMALSTNRKTMDGDREFTMLADKLIGATPVQKKTPGGSV; encoded by the coding sequence ATGTCAGACCTTCCACTTTCCGATCGTGACTCCTCCCGCTCACCGGCCGTGCGCGCGGCCACGGAGTTGCTGGGCTCCATGCGTTTTGCGATTTCACTGCTGACGGTGATCTGCATTGCATCGGTCATTGGTACGGTGCTCAAGCAACACGAGCCATTGGTCAACTATGTCAACCAGTTTGGCCCCTTCTGGGCGCAATTGTTTCTGGCGCTCAAGCTCAATGCGGTTTACAGCGCCTGGTGGTTCTTGCTGATTCTGGCGTTTCTGGTGATCAGCACCTCGCTGTGCGTGAGTCGCCATGCTCCCAAGTATTTGGCTGATATCCGCAATTACAAGGAAAACATTCGCGAGCAAAGCCTGAAGGCTTTTGGTCACCGTGCCGAGGCTGATGTGCCCGGCAGCACCGAAGAAGCGGCCAAGCGCATTGGCCAGCAACTGGTAAAGGGTGGCTGGAAGGTCAAGATGCAGCAGCGCGATACGGCAGCAGGCCCCGGCACAGGCTGGATGCTGGCTGCCAAAGCGGGTTCTGCCAACAAGCTGGGTTATATCGCTGCCCACTCCGCCATCGTGCTGATCTGTATTGGCGGTCTGTTCGACGGTGACTTGGTGGTGCGCGCCCAGATGCTGCTGGGTGGCAAGACGCCATATACCGGCGGCGGCATGATTTCGGATGTGGCGCCTGAGCACCGCCTCTCCCTCAAGAACCCGACGTTCCGCGGCAACCTCATGGTGTCTGAAGGAACGCAGTCGGGTACTGCTATCTTGAATCAATCAGACGGCATCTTGCTGCAAGAGCTGCCATTTTCTGTAGAGCTCAAGAAATTCATCGTGGAGTACTACTCCACTGGCATGCCCAAGCTGTTTGCCAGCGAAGTCGTGATTCATGACCGCGAAACCGGCGAAAAGCTGGAAAAGCGTATCGAGGTGAATCATCCGGCCAGCTACAAAGGCATTGAGATCTACCAAAGCAGCTTTGATGACGGTGGCTCCACCGTCAAGCTGCATGCCGTGCCTATGGACGGCATTTCGCAGCCCTTTGATGTGGAAGGCGTTATCGGCAATTCCACCGAATTCGTGCGCAAGCTGGCCGATGGCTCGCAAGACAAGGTCACGCTGGAATACACAGCGCTGCGCACCATCAACGTCGAAAATTTTGGCGGGCAGAACAAGGGCGGAGCGGCGGGCACTGATGTGCGCAAGGTTGACCTGAAGCAGGCCATTGATGACCGTCTGGGCGCTGCCCATAAGACTACGGATAAGAAAGACTTGCGCAATATTGGCCCCAGCGTGGGCTACAAGCTGCGCGATGCCTCGGGTCAGGCGCGTGAGTTCCAGAACTACATGCTGCCGGTGGATACGGGCGAAGGTCAGCCCGTCTTCCTGCTGGGCGTGCGCGAAAACCCCGCAGAAGAGCTGCGCTATCTGCGTGTGCCTGCTGACCCCGAAGGCACGATGGACACCTTCCTGAACCTGCGTCAGGCCATGCAGAACAAGGTGCTGGCTGAAAAGGCCGCACGCGCCTATGTGCAAAAGGCCGTGGATGTGTCCCGACCTGAACTGGCCGAGCCGCTGACCCAGTCCGCTCTCAAGGCGCTGGAGCTGTTTGCCGGACAGGACAGCAAGATCAAGGGCCCCGAGGGCAAGCCTCTGGGTGGCCTGCAAGCCATTTCCAACTTCATGGACAGCAATGTCCCCGAAGCTGAGCGCGAGCGCGCCGGCGAGGTGCTGGTGCGCATTCTGAATGGCGTGCTTTTCGAGCTGGCCCAGCAGGTGCGTCAGCAGGCCGGGCACAAGCCCTTTGAGAATGATGAGAAGACGCAGGCCTTCATGACCCAGTCTGTCTTCTCGCTCAGCGATGCCCAGTTCTACCCTGCGCCCGTGATCTTCATGATGAAGGACTTCACGCAGGTGCAGGCCAGCGTATTCCAGGTGGCACGTGCCCCTGGCAAGAATATTGTTTACCTGGGCTGCCTGTTCCTGATCATTGGCGTATTTGCCATGCTGTATGTGCGTGACCGCCGTATCTGGATCTGGCTGACCCCATCGAATGGCGCAAGTCGTGCCAATATGGCCTTGTCCACCAATCGCAAGACCATGGATGGCGACCGCGAATTCACCATGCTGGCCGATAAGTTGATCGGGGCCACACCCGTACAAAAGAAGACTCCCGGAGGTTCTGTATGA